The following are from one region of the Phycisphaeraceae bacterium genome:
- a CDS encoding TolC family protein, translating into MPKSPQLATLSALALVLAAGCAKSPFEQERADALRRIAGVTEDRQRAPFGEQPPETRTTAPQSSIDLGFSQERLDELATMAGATSYRGVKPDTGPGLFGDDTPVVTITLDDAIRLAVQNNLNLRSAAFLPAISLEALDAADAAFDWVFFTGVEWRSVDQPQSLRVIGNTPVGSGALVNESVRWNTGVRKPLRQGGTFDVAANLTYINDRTPGTSLSPDPSRAAVLEFGLNQPLLRGFGSDSAEAEVRLAENQTRRAALVTKSELLTLVREVERGFQNLSRAHHALLIQQRLLERGVETRDVLAGRLEFDVRPAEFSDARARVEARRANLIRFQRILRQRSDELKALLDSEQFPLAGEELLLPPANVDASPIDFNLLDSITSALQNRPELQLALLNIDDAAIRQRFADNARLPLLDLNLRAALAGLDDSFGDAFGDIADSDYVDYIAGLQFEQTIGNRGPEAVVRVRRLERLQSVLDYATQVRNSVLLVKSSLRTVVTSYALIEQTRISRIAAAENLRTLLVEEQTLRGLTPDFLNLKLNRQEALAQAELEESGAIIDYKIALAELYDAMGILLDKRGISFVAPTADELLERGTEWEPRTRPDGSQSRPAGR; encoded by the coding sequence ATGCCGAAGTCACCACAGCTCGCGACCCTCTCTGCGCTCGCCCTCGTGCTGGCCGCAGGATGCGCGAAGAGTCCGTTCGAGCAGGAGCGGGCCGACGCCCTCCGACGCATCGCGGGCGTCACGGAGGACCGCCAGCGTGCGCCCTTCGGGGAACAGCCGCCGGAGACACGCACCACGGCTCCCCAGTCCTCGATCGACCTCGGGTTCTCCCAGGAGCGCCTCGACGAGCTCGCCACGATGGCCGGGGCGACCTCCTATCGCGGCGTCAAGCCCGACACCGGCCCCGGGCTCTTCGGCGACGACACCCCGGTCGTCACCATCACCCTCGATGACGCGATCCGCCTGGCCGTCCAGAACAACCTGAACCTGCGCAGCGCCGCGTTCCTGCCGGCGATCAGCCTCGAGGCCCTCGACGCCGCCGACGCGGCGTTCGACTGGGTGTTCTTCACCGGCGTCGAGTGGCGCAGCGTCGACCAGCCCCAGTCGTTGCGCGTGATCGGGAACACGCCGGTCGGATCGGGAGCGCTCGTCAACGAGTCCGTCCGCTGGAACACCGGCGTTCGCAAGCCCCTCCGCCAGGGCGGGACCTTCGACGTCGCCGCGAACCTCACCTACATCAACGACAGGACGCCGGGCACGAGTCTGTCGCCCGACCCCTCGCGCGCCGCGGTCCTCGAGTTCGGCCTCAACCAGCCCCTGCTGCGCGGGTTCGGGTCCGACTCCGCCGAGGCCGAGGTCCGCCTCGCCGAGAACCAGACCCGGCGCGCCGCGCTCGTCACCAAGTCCGAGCTGCTCACCCTCGTCCGCGAGGTCGAGCGCGGGTTCCAGAACCTCAGCCGCGCGCACCACGCCCTGCTCATTCAGCAGCGCCTGCTCGAGCGCGGCGTCGAGACGCGCGACGTGCTCGCGGGACGCCTCGAGTTCGACGTGCGACCCGCCGAGTTCTCCGACGCGCGCGCCCGCGTCGAAGCCCGACGCGCGAACCTCATCCGCTTCCAGCGCATCCTGCGCCAGCGATCCGACGAGCTCAAGGCCCTGCTCGACTCAGAACAGTTTCCGCTCGCAGGCGAAGAGCTCCTCCTGCCCCCGGCGAACGTCGACGCGTCGCCCATCGACTTCAACCTGCTCGACTCCATCACCTCGGCCCTGCAGAACCGCCCCGAGCTCCAGCTCGCGCTGCTCAATATCGACGACGCCGCGATCCGCCAGCGATTCGCCGACAACGCGCGCCTGCCGCTTCTCGACCTGAACCTGCGCGCGGCCCTCGCCGGCCTGGACGACAGCTTCGGCGACGCCTTCGGCGATATCGCCGACAGCGACTACGTCGATTACATCGCCGGGCTGCAGTTCGAGCAGACCATCGGCAACCGCGGTCCCGAGGCCGTCGTCCGCGTGCGACGGCTCGAGCGCCTCCAGTCGGTGCTCGACTACGCCACCCAGGTCCGCAACTCGGTCCTCCTCGTCAAGAGCTCGCTGCGCACCGTCGTCACGAGCTACGCCCTCATCGAGCAGACGCGGATTTCGCGCATCGCCGCCGCCGAGAACCTCCGCACGCTGCTCGTCGAAGAGCAGACGCTGCGCGGCCTGACGCCCGACTTCCTCAACCTCAAGCTCAACCGCCAGGAAGCGCTCGCGCAGGCCGAGCTCGAGGAGTCCGGCGCCATCATCGATTACAAGATCGCACTCGCCGAGCTCTACGACGCGATGGGCATCCTCCTCGACAAGCGCGGCATCAGCTTCGTCGCGCCCACCGCGGATGAACTGCTCGAGCGAGGCACGGAGTGGGAGCCGCGCACCCGACCCGACGGTTCGCAGTCGCGCCCCGCGGGCCGATGA
- a CDS encoding PQQ-dependent sugar dehydrogenase — protein MRFKTSAIVASAVLAASAMMSAQAGSLATLSLQNFASGLSRPVSMYQHPTVDGAFLVVEQGGTIRVVQNGVVTGTFLTVAVGSSSGERGLFSLAFDPDFETTGRFWVNHTNASAATVIARYQVSANPLVADAASRTEILVIAQPFTNHNGGCITFGPDGYLHIGMGDGGSAGDPGNRSQTPGTLLGKMLRIDVRVPVGSTELYRIPADNPFLPGNNPPVAGALPEIWAFGVRNPWKFTFDDFGVNATNGMLMGDVGQNAWEEYNFQPANQGGINWGWRLKEGLANFNTSLPAAYLPLTDPILVYGRGLGGSTTGGYVYRGTKMCSYAGRYFYADYISGRVWSFKLENGTAVNNIEHSSSLFPGTRPNVSSFARDFDGELYILEYNTGMIKKIVSNDAPFSGDFNADGAVDFADLNLVLTGFGTTYTFSDLNAVLSSFGRSCAG, from the coding sequence ATGCGTTTCAAGACGAGTGCAATCGTCGCTTCCGCGGTTCTTGCCGCGAGCGCGATGATGTCCGCGCAGGCCGGGTCGCTCGCGACCCTGTCGCTGCAGAACTTCGCGTCGGGCCTCAGCCGCCCGGTGAGCATGTACCAGCACCCCACGGTCGACGGGGCGTTCCTGGTGGTCGAGCAGGGCGGGACGATCCGCGTCGTGCAGAACGGCGTGGTCACCGGCACCTTCCTGACCGTCGCGGTCGGCAGCAGCAGCGGCGAGCGCGGGCTGTTCAGTCTCGCCTTCGATCCTGACTTCGAGACCACCGGTCGCTTCTGGGTGAACCACACCAACGCCAGCGCCGCGACCGTCATCGCGCGCTACCAGGTCTCGGCCAACCCGCTCGTCGCCGACGCCGCGAGCCGCACCGAGATCCTCGTGATCGCCCAGCCCTTCACCAACCACAACGGCGGCTGCATCACCTTCGGGCCCGATGGCTATCTCCACATCGGCATGGGCGACGGCGGCTCGGCCGGCGACCCCGGCAACCGTTCGCAGACCCCCGGCACCCTGCTGGGCAAGATGCTCCGCATCGATGTGCGCGTCCCGGTCGGCAGCACCGAGCTCTATCGCATCCCGGCGGACAACCCGTTCCTGCCCGGCAACAACCCGCCCGTCGCGGGCGCGCTCCCCGAGATCTGGGCCTTCGGCGTGCGCAACCCCTGGAAGTTCACCTTCGATGACTTCGGCGTCAACGCCACCAACGGCATGCTGATGGGCGATGTCGGCCAGAACGCGTGGGAAGAGTACAACTTCCAGCCCGCCAACCAGGGCGGCATCAACTGGGGCTGGCGTCTGAAGGAGGGCCTGGCGAACTTCAACACCAGCCTCCCCGCCGCCTATCTCCCCCTCACCGACCCGATCCTCGTCTACGGGCGCGGCCTGGGCGGCTCGACCACCGGCGGCTATGTCTATCGCGGCACGAAGATGTGCTCCTACGCCGGGCGCTACTTCTACGCCGACTACATCTCCGGGCGCGTCTGGTCCTTCAAGCTTGAGAACGGGACCGCCGTCAACAACATCGAGCACTCGTCCTCGCTCTTCCCCGGAACCCGCCCGAATGTTTCGTCCTTCGCCCGTGACTTCGACGGCGAGCTCTACATCCTCGAATACAACACCGGCATGATCAAGAAGATCGTCAGCAACGACGCGCCCTTCAGCGGCGACTTCAACGCCGACGGCGCGGTCGACTTCGCCGACCTCAACCTGGTCCTCACCGGTTTCGGCACGACCTACACCTTCTCTGACCTGAACGCCGTGCTGTCGTCGTTCGGGCGCAGCTGCGCCGGCTGA
- a CDS encoding threonylcarbamoyl-AMP synthase, whose translation MTAPRDIAGEIAAAVERLREGRAVAFPTETVYGLGADARSPAAVREVFRLKNRPPSNPLIVHVADASGARAVVAHWPSRAQALADRFWPGPLTIVLRAADSVPREVTGGGDTVAVRCPDHPVALALLRAFGGPLVGPSANPSGSLSPTCAEHVRESFDERSVMVLDGGPCRVGIESTVVSLAHDPARILRSGAIGADELADALGESLDIDTHAADAAEGSALASPGRLASHYAPDAPAFLRSPDEIAAELGRGTGSVVVLSHAPLDAPVREGVTLIAMPTTDRAYAHRLYAALHEADELGPERILIEHPRGEGPVWDAVRDRLRRACAPRG comes from the coding sequence ATGACCGCGCCGCGCGACATCGCCGGCGAGATCGCCGCCGCCGTGGAGCGACTGCGCGAGGGGCGCGCCGTCGCCTTCCCCACCGAAACCGTCTACGGGCTTGGCGCCGACGCGCGCAGCCCGGCGGCGGTCCGCGAGGTCTTCCGGCTCAAGAACCGCCCGCCAAGCAACCCCCTCATCGTGCACGTCGCCGACGCTTCGGGCGCGCGCGCCGTCGTCGCGCACTGGCCCTCGCGGGCCCAGGCGCTCGCCGACCGGTTCTGGCCGGGTCCGCTGACGATCGTGCTGCGCGCAGCCGACTCGGTCCCGCGCGAGGTGACCGGGGGGGGAGACACCGTCGCCGTCCGCTGCCCCGACCACCCGGTCGCGCTCGCGCTGCTGCGCGCCTTCGGGGGCCCGCTCGTGGGCCCCAGCGCCAACCCCTCCGGCTCGCTCAGCCCCACCTGCGCCGAGCACGTCCGCGAGTCGTTCGACGAGCGTTCCGTGATGGTCCTCGACGGCGGGCCCTGCCGCGTCGGCATCGAGTCCACTGTGGTCTCGCTCGCCCACGACCCGGCGCGGATCCTGCGATCGGGCGCGATCGGCGCCGACGAGCTGGCCGACGCGCTCGGTGAATCGCTCGACATCGACACGCACGCCGCCGACGCCGCCGAGGGCTCGGCCCTCGCGTCGCCCGGGCGGCTCGCCTCGCACTACGCGCCCGACGCGCCCGCGTTCCTGCGCAGCCCCGACGAGATCGCCGCCGAGCTCGGCCGCGGCACGGGCAGCGTCGTCGTTCTCTCGCACGCGCCGCTGGACGCGCCGGTGCGCGAGGGCGTGACGCTCATCGCGATGCCCACCACCGACCGGGCCTACGCGCACCGGCTCTACGCCGCCCTGCACGAGGCCGACGAGCTCGGGCCCGAGCGCATCCTCATCGAGCATCCCCGGGGCGAAGGCCCGGTGTGGGACGCCGTGCGCGATCGCCTCCGGCGCGCCTGCGCGCCGCGCGGGTGA
- a CDS encoding tetratricopeptide repeat protein, with the protein MLSASAAGLGAGSRRADPGASAAGASRGIRKSKSGPRRALVLFLVHVAFAIHMIVWLRVGRTVSPVEPSESMKTIVSGAINAGFVFFAVAILSTIVFGRFFCGWGCHVVALQDLCSWMLKKVGVRPKPFRSRLLVFAPMAFAFYMFLWPIVHRFVVFPLVQKHGSGQVQAFFGSVQPFGWSTEFIVEDFWATFPPLWVAIPFLFICGFVVVYFLGAKGFCTYGCPYGGFFAPADTVSPGRIIVDHDKCEGCGHCTAVCTSNVRVHEEIRDFGMVVDPGCMKCLDCVSVCPNDALRFGFARPPVAKGKPGHRLRFFQTKGSKSKDPKGAVVGTSRRKFDLNWKGEIALALVFIGSFLAWRGTYGAVPLLMAAGVAGCVTYIAWMLWRLPLEKNLRLHNFQLRLKGRLKPAGIVFALLGVATLVATVQAGVTRVQAIRAGFVDNLVQVPAEVVFVAQRPALPQDQLDHARRALDLYTSSSSLREGGVGLATTPVVEVRRAWLYSVLGDFDRAIEIIHALMDRREINTDLALSLASIHDARGDSEAAIADLRRALSITPRMAAVRFDLSRRLARVGRFDEAITLLQDGVTRRPWDAVQRVEFAQLLMAAGKPGEAETQAREAIALRERDRHAAAQLNEPRAWRVLAETQIRQNKVDDALASLDRVIALAPDDPEAPTTAARILVQNRRMAEAPKYLDMAEAARDRLIQQQRQQR; encoded by the coding sequence GTGCTCTCGGCCAGCGCCGCGGGCCTCGGAGCAGGGTCCCGCCGCGCGGACCCCGGCGCGTCGGCGGCCGGCGCGTCCAGGGGCATCCGGAAATCGAAGTCAGGCCCGCGCCGCGCGCTGGTGCTGTTTCTCGTCCACGTCGCGTTCGCCATCCACATGATCGTGTGGCTGCGCGTCGGCAGGACCGTCTCGCCGGTGGAGCCGAGCGAGTCGATGAAGACCATCGTCAGCGGCGCGATCAACGCCGGCTTCGTCTTCTTCGCCGTCGCGATCCTCTCGACGATCGTGTTCGGGCGCTTCTTCTGCGGCTGGGGCTGCCACGTCGTCGCGCTGCAGGACCTGTGCTCGTGGATGCTCAAGAAAGTCGGAGTGCGGCCAAAGCCCTTCCGCTCGCGCCTGCTCGTCTTCGCGCCCATGGCGTTCGCCTTCTACATGTTCCTCTGGCCGATCGTGCACCGCTTCGTCGTCTTCCCCCTCGTGCAGAAGCACGGGTCGGGGCAGGTCCAGGCGTTTTTCGGGAGCGTGCAGCCCTTCGGATGGTCCACCGAGTTCATCGTCGAGGACTTCTGGGCCACCTTCCCGCCCCTGTGGGTCGCGATCCCCTTCCTGTTCATCTGCGGGTTCGTGGTCGTCTACTTCCTCGGGGCGAAAGGGTTCTGCACCTATGGGTGTCCCTACGGCGGGTTCTTCGCGCCGGCCGACACCGTCTCGCCCGGGCGAATCATCGTCGACCACGACAAGTGCGAGGGGTGCGGCCACTGCACCGCGGTGTGCACGAGCAATGTGCGCGTCCACGAAGAGATCCGCGACTTCGGCATGGTCGTCGACCCCGGCTGCATGAAGTGTCTCGACTGCGTGAGCGTGTGCCCCAACGACGCGCTGCGCTTCGGCTTCGCGCGACCGCCGGTCGCGAAGGGGAAGCCCGGGCACCGCCTGCGGTTCTTCCAGACGAAGGGCTCGAAATCGAAAGACCCCAAGGGCGCGGTCGTGGGCACGAGCAGGCGCAAGTTCGACCTGAACTGGAAGGGTGAGATCGCGCTCGCGCTGGTCTTCATCGGGTCGTTCCTCGCGTGGCGCGGGACCTACGGCGCCGTTCCCTTGTTGATGGCGGCGGGCGTCGCCGGCTGCGTGACCTACATCGCCTGGATGCTCTGGCGCCTGCCCCTCGAAAAGAACCTGCGGCTGCACAACTTCCAGCTTCGTCTGAAGGGCCGGCTCAAGCCGGCGGGGATCGTCTTTGCGCTGCTGGGCGTCGCGACGCTCGTCGCGACGGTGCAGGCCGGCGTCACGCGCGTGCAGGCGATCCGGGCCGGGTTCGTCGACAACCTCGTCCAGGTGCCGGCAGAGGTCGTGTTCGTCGCGCAGCGTCCCGCGCTGCCGCAGGACCAGCTCGATCACGCGCGCCGGGCGCTGGATCTCTACACCAGTTCGTCGTCGTTGCGCGAGGGCGGCGTCGGGCTCGCGACGACGCCGGTGGTCGAGGTCCGCCGCGCGTGGCTCTACAGCGTGCTGGGCGACTTCGACCGCGCCATCGAGATCATCCACGCCCTGATGGACCGTCGCGAGATCAACACCGACCTGGCGCTCTCGCTCGCGTCGATCCACGACGCGCGCGGCGACTCCGAGGCGGCGATCGCCGACCTGCGCCGGGCGCTGTCCATCACGCCGCGCATGGCCGCGGTCCGCTTCGACCTCTCGCGCCGGCTCGCCCGGGTCGGGCGCTTCGACGAGGCGATCACGCTGCTCCAGGATGGGGTGACTCGGCGCCCCTGGGACGCGGTCCAGCGGGTCGAATTCGCCCAGCTTCTCATGGCGGCGGGCAAGCCGGGCGAAGCCGAGACCCAGGCGCGCGAGGCCATCGCCCTGCGCGAACGCGACCGCCACGCAGCCGCCCAGCTCAACGAGCCGCGCGCCTGGCGCGTGCTGGCCGAGACGCAGATCCGCCAGAACAAGGTCGACGACGCCCTCGCCTCGCTGGATCGCGTCATCGCCCTCGCCCCCGACGACCCCGAGGCCCCCACGACGGCGGCACGCATCCTCGTCCAGAACCGGCGCATGGCGGAGGCCCCGAAGTACCTCGACATGGCCGAGGCCGCTCGTGACCGGCTGATCCAGCAGCAGCGCCAGCAGCGCTGA
- the rpiA gene encoding ribose-5-phosphate isomerase RpiA, whose protein sequence is MTTTDTLAEMAVAPVRSGMVVGLGTGRAASRGIRALAARAQREGLSIECVATSEASAELARALGLKVIEFAGVERVDYLFDGADEITDDLTMLKGRGGAMTREKLVANASVQRVYLIDESKRVKRIGERFPLPIEVMPFALASVRARLRAIGLDGPVRARDDGSEYRTDNACVVIDAPVGGTIHMRALNDALARIDGVIGHGLFLSEADEALVESADGSRVDRMTRRR, encoded by the coding sequence ATGACGACGACAGACACGCTGGCGGAAATGGCGGTCGCCCCGGTGCGCAGCGGGATGGTGGTCGGGCTGGGCACCGGTCGGGCCGCGTCGCGCGGCATACGGGCGCTGGCGGCGCGCGCGCAGCGCGAGGGTCTGTCGATCGAGTGCGTCGCGACGAGCGAGGCGAGCGCCGAGCTGGCGCGCGCGCTGGGGCTGAAGGTCATCGAGTTCGCCGGGGTGGAGCGCGTGGACTATCTGTTCGACGGCGCCGACGAGATCACCGACGACCTGACGATGCTCAAGGGTCGGGGCGGGGCGATGACGCGCGAGAAGCTCGTCGCCAACGCGAGCGTGCAGCGGGTCTACCTCATCGATGAGAGCAAGCGAGTGAAGCGGATCGGGGAGCGGTTCCCCCTGCCGATCGAGGTGATGCCCTTCGCGCTCGCCAGCGTGCGAGCGCGCCTGCGCGCCATCGGCCTCGACGGGCCGGTCCGCGCGCGCGACGACGGCTCGGAGTACCGCACCGACAACGCGTGCGTCGTGATCGACGCGCCGGTGGGGGGAACGATCCACATGCGCGCGCTGAACGACGCGCTCGCGCGCATCGACGGCGTGATCGGGCACGGGCTGTTCCTGTCCGAAGCGGACGAGGCGCTCGTCGAGAGCGCCGACGGGTCGCGCGTCGATCGGATGACGCGCCGGCGCTGA
- a CDS encoding RNA methyltransferase, producing MPSIERVADLDDPRLDDFRATREGDALRRRGVFVGEGMLVLRRMLAPDARFALKAVLLDARREGEARALLDASPVAGDLPVFVTARDALERVIGFPFHQGVLALGERREERDALCALDEFLRDAPSTALILDGLVDHDNIGAAFRNAAAFGASAVLLSPTCADPLYRKSIRTSLGHALRVPTARFARGDWPRGMDALRDRGVLTVALTPGDDARDIDEFAATLAPGRRLALLVGTEGPGLSERAMRLADARVRIPMAPGADSINVSAALAVALHALRPRPGTLAP from the coding sequence GTGCCCAGCATCGAACGCGTGGCCGATCTCGACGATCCCCGGCTGGACGACTTCCGCGCCACGCGCGAGGGGGACGCGCTGCGCCGTCGGGGCGTCTTCGTGGGCGAGGGGATGCTCGTCCTCCGGCGGATGCTCGCGCCGGACGCGCGCTTCGCGCTGAAGGCGGTTCTGCTCGACGCGCGCCGAGAGGGCGAGGCGCGCGCGCTGCTGGACGCGAGCCCGGTCGCGGGCGACCTGCCGGTGTTCGTGACGGCGCGCGACGCACTGGAGCGCGTGATCGGGTTCCCGTTCCACCAGGGGGTGCTGGCGCTGGGCGAACGGCGTGAGGAGCGCGACGCGCTGTGCGCGCTGGACGAGTTCCTGCGCGACGCGCCGTCCACGGCGCTGATCCTCGACGGGCTGGTCGACCACGACAATATCGGCGCGGCGTTCCGAAACGCGGCCGCCTTCGGCGCGAGCGCCGTGCTGCTGTCGCCGACCTGCGCCGACCCGCTGTACCGCAAGTCGATCCGGACCTCGCTGGGCCACGCGCTGCGCGTGCCCACGGCGCGGTTCGCGAGGGGCGATTGGCCGCGTGGGATGGACGCGCTGCGCGATCGCGGCGTGCTGACCGTGGCGCTGACGCCCGGGGACGACGCGCGCGACATCGACGAGTTCGCCGCGACCCTGGCGCCGGGACGACGGCTGGCGCTGCTGGTGGGCACCGAGGGGCCCGGGCTCTCGGAGCGCGCGATGCGCCTTGCCGACGCTCGGGTTCGCATCCCGATGGCGCCGGGCGCCGATTCGATCAATGTTTCCGCGGCCCTGGCGGTGGCGCTGCACGCGCTGCGGCCACGACCGGGTACACTCGCGCCATGA
- a CDS encoding class I SAM-dependent methyltransferase — protein MSAVDRYDLYEAAAQSPDMEARFLRAVHAAHPRTLREDFCGSAAVCRAWLDLDPSHLAVCVDNDPGALDALRARATPAQLERITVVEKDVLDANERADIVCALNFPVGYWHTRAALLRYLRSARERLNPGGVFVCDIYGGASAFIVGESDQELRGGVLYTWEQRDADPTTGIVENAMHFRLPDGREIADAFTYRWRLWSIPELRDALADAGFASSEVHNRLGDAIDHEGNLHVRPVIDAGLELDDDYVVYVVARRD, from the coding sequence ATGAGCGCCGTCGATCGGTACGACCTCTACGAGGCCGCGGCCCAGTCTCCCGACATGGAGGCACGCTTCCTGCGAGCCGTCCACGCCGCACACCCTCGCACGCTCCGCGAGGATTTCTGCGGCAGCGCCGCCGTCTGCCGCGCCTGGCTCGACCTCGATCCATCCCACCTGGCTGTCTGTGTCGACAACGACCCCGGCGCGCTCGACGCGCTCCGCGCACGCGCCACGCCGGCGCAGCTCGAGCGCATCACGGTCGTCGAGAAGGATGTTCTCGACGCGAACGAACGGGCCGACATCGTCTGCGCGCTCAACTTCCCCGTCGGCTATTGGCACACCCGCGCGGCGCTCCTGCGCTATCTGCGATCGGCGCGAGAACGCCTCAACCCGGGCGGCGTGTTCGTCTGCGATATCTACGGCGGCGCCAGCGCCTTCATCGTGGGCGAGTCCGACCAGGAGCTCCGCGGCGGGGTGCTCTACACCTGGGAGCAGCGCGACGCAGACCCGACCACAGGCATCGTCGAGAACGCGATGCACTTCCGCCTCCCCGACGGGCGCGAGATCGCCGACGCGTTCACCTATCGCTGGCGCCTCTGGTCCATCCCCGAGCTGCGCGACGCGCTCGCCGACGCCGGCTTCGCGAGCTCCGAGGTCCACAACCGGCTCGGCGACGCGATCGACCACGAGGGCAACCTGCACGTCCGCCCCGTCATCGACGCCGGCCTCGAGCTCGACGACGACTATGTCGTCTATGTCGTCGCCCGGCGCGACTGA